From the Jilunia laotingensis genome, the window TGAGATGGTTCTTGAATTCATCAAACTAATAGACGTGAGACGAACGGATAAAAAATATCTGAACTTCATCCGCATTGATCAATTGGATAGTTTCGACAATATGGAAGGCCTGCTCTTTTTTGCAACCCCGGACATACTATCCGGTCTATGCACTTGGGCATGCTTTGACAACAACGATACCGATGCAGTGACTTCCCTGTTCGGCTCAGGATGCTCAAACATTATTTCTACCGCAGTACAGGAAAACCGAATGAATGGACACCGGACCTTTCTCGGTCTGTTCGACCCATCAGTCCGTCCATACGTCGGTGCCAATGAACTTAGTTTTGTAATCCCCTACTGCCGTTTTAAGACAATGTATGAAACAATGAAGTCATGTTGCCTTTTCGATACACATGCTTGGGAAAAGGTAAAAGGACGTATCAATTCTGAAAAAGGATGCTGATTGGGATACAGATATTGATTTGTAATGCTCGAAACAGATAATCAAATAGGTTTATTATGATCGTTCAGAATTTCACCACCTTTGTCCAATATAAACTCATTTAATGAAAACAAACCGTCCAACACCACATGAATACAATGAACTGCTACAGTTGTGGGAGGCATCTGTACGCAGTACCCATCACTTCTTAACAGAAGGAGATATTCAATTCTACAAGTCCATTGTACCACAATATTTCCCCAAAGTCGATCTTTACGTAACACGGGATGAGCAGAATAAAATCACTGCATTCATGGGGTTGAGCGAGGAAGTTATCGAGATGCTTTTTGTCCATCCTAACGAACAAGGAAAAGGCTTGGGGAAGCAACTGATTCATATTGCAATCAATGATAAAAAGATTAAGAAAGTTGATGTAAATGAACAGAACACCTCAGCTCTACAATTCTACTTACACATTGGATTTAGAATAATTGGGCGGGATTCAACCGATGCTTCCGGCAAACCGTTCCCGATATTGCACCTACAACTTGCATAAAAGCATATAATTCCTGAACGAGTATATTGATCACTTAAGCAGCACACTCATTATAAAGGAATTAAGTTTCAATTATCAACTATTAATAGTCATCGCGTTGGATATTAAAGGCCGGCAGAGTGGATATTAATATCCAGCACGATAGCTATTAATCACTAGTAAACCGAATATTAATAGGGATCGTGAAGGATATAGTTGCCCCAAAGCCAGTCCTTCAAAGTTCTGAAAATGAATGCCATATAATTTCGTTGTAAACATCAACTGCCTTTGGAAGCTGGATGAGCGCATAAATGACAAGCCCAACTATTGCAAAACCTTATAATTATTGATACCTTTGCTTCATAATCAGATAAATGGAACAAAAAGTCATGGCAGATAATTACATAGAAAGGCAATATGAAGAATACGAAGCCAGAAAAGCGGCTTGGGAAAAAGCCCGTAAATTTGGCAAAAAGAAGAAAACAAGTAAAATCCCCACCCGTCAACCGAAAATGAACCAAGAAGAAACTCCTCCTGAAAAAGAGGATAAATAAGTTAATCGGCATGAATACGAATTTTTCTCTAAGAGAAGCCAATCTCAATGACCTATCCCTTTTACAACCGGTTTTTGAAAAGAGTGTACGACAAACTTGCATTCGCCATTATTCGAAAAGGCAAATAGATGCTTGGATAAACAAAGCCTCCCCAGAGCGATGGAAAGAATTGCTGGAAAGTGATTTGCATTTCATTGTAGCGGAAGATACAGAAAAGGATATGATTGCCGGTTTTACTTCGATCAACAAAAAAGGTTATCTGCATAGCATGTTTGTAGCCCCGGATTATCAACGGCAAAAGGTTGCAAGCCTTTTACTTAAAGCTGCAGAGAGTTTCGCTGGCCGACACCATGCTGAATTCGTCTTCACAGAAGCCAGTAAAACCGCAAAACCTTTTTTCGAGTTCATGGGCTATCAGACGGAAAGGAAACAGACCGTTAGTGTCAACCAGGTGGAAATGATTAACTTCGTGATGAAAAAATACTTAAGCTTTAAAACGGTGTCTAATGAAAATCTCTCAGGTTATTGAAAACAAAAAAGATTATCTTGACCTCTTGTTGCTCGCCGATGAACAGGAGTCAATGATCGACCGGTATCTGGAAAGAGGCGAAATGTTCGTCCTCACTGATGGGGATAAAACCGTTGCCGTCTGTGTCGTTACCAATGAAGGAGAAGGCGTGTATGAAATCAAGAACATTGCAACCGCACCACTTTTCCAACGAAAAGGGCATGGGAAGCGATTGATCGATTTCCTATGCCAACACTATAAAAAGAATGGCCATACAATGTTGGTAGGCACCGGAGACAGCCCGTTGAGCATACCGTTCTACGAACATTGCGGTTTTACATACTCACATCGTATTCCTGACTTCTTTACAAAGAATTATGATCATCCGATTATAGAAGATGGAAAGCTGTTAACAGATATGGTTTATTTAAGAAAACCTTTGTAATGTTGCGCAAAATGATTCCAACTAACATATGGGATCATTATCTCTTCACGGATTACACAGCTTTAGAAAATTGAAAGTTGCGTAATCCGTGGAAACTTGCACCAATGCTTTTAATTGAAGTGATATAAGAAAGTTGCCACACCCTCGATCGCTTTCTTAGGTTGATCTTTAATTTCAATGGCAAATTTAATCTCAGCTTTCGCAATCCCCCGCAAATTTGCCAGAGACTGCAATTTGGCAACCAGACGGATGCTCTGCCCAGCCAAGACAGCCTGACCGAACTTCATTTTATCCATGCCATAATTAATCATCATCTTCAGATTGTTCACTTCAATGATCTGATTCCAAAGAAACGGCAGCATCGACAACGTAAGATAACCGTGCGCAATCGTGCTATGAAAAGGGCTTTCCACTTTTGCACGTTCCGTATCCACATGTATCCACTGGTGATCCAACGTTGCATCTGCGAAAAGATCGATACGTTCCTGAGGCAGTTCCACATAATCGGAAACACCTATTTGCTGGCCTACCAGCTTTTCAAAATCTTCATAAGAGTTAATTATTACCTTATCCATGTTTTTATATTTAATGAATTCTTTTTGAATATGGAGTGCAAATGTACGAAATATTATCAGTTATCCGCGTATCTCCTGGCAAGAGAAAAGATCAGGACACTTACCGGCAGCTTCCTTCAAGGCATTTGTCAATATCCTGTATCCACCACTATTCAAATGGACATCATCGATAGTGAAATCCGGATTCAGCCGTCCATCCAATAAAAGCCGGTCGAAGACATCGAGATATACGATATCACTGCCCGTTACCCTTGAACGTATCTTATCGTTCAGTGCAGCGATAAACTTGTTCACAGCCGTGCTTCCTCCGGGATAATCGTTCCGTGGAAAAATACAATAAAGAAAAGTCCTCCGGGCAGAAATCGCCTTTACCGCCTTCACATAACGGTCTGCATAAGCTTCCATAGTATCATAAGTCAGCCGATAGATATCGTTTGTACCAAACTGGACGACGGCATTACTATCGCTCACATTTTTGTCAAATGATTCTATATAGTCGATACCTTCACCCGGAACACCGAAATTCAGACATTCCCACTTCGGGAAGTAGACCTCAAGCGGCCAAAAAGCGATATGACTGTTGCCGACAAAAGCAAAGACAGGTTTTTCTGAAGAAGCACATGAGACTGGATCAACTAAAGACATACTAACGATCTTTTAATAATTACTTTGAGTTTGTTTATATCTTGCAATTGTAATCAAAAGGAATGAAATGAGCATACAAAAATGATTTTATTATCACAGACAACTCCGTTTTTGTACGAACAGGTCCTTTGAATGGCAGAAAAAACGGAAAAGAAAGTAGAAAATAATATCCCACCACTAATCCTACGGATTTACAGGAATTCTATTTCTAAACCAAGATCACAAACCCACATAAATCCGTATTTCCCGTGATGAGATATATTTATCACTCAGCATTTTATTAATCGACACCTACGATATCATTCAGTTCAGGATGCCTTTGCAACCATTTCACTGCATAAGAACAGGTTGCTTTCGGTTTTAAACCATTTGCCAAAGCATAATCATAAGCAGCTTTCACAAGCGCAGCCGCAATTCCATTACCCTCCAAAGGACGGGGGACGATGGTATGGATTATATCCAGACATCCGTTCAACAAACGGTATTGTACAAAAGCCGTCCGGCCTTCTATTTCAGTTTTGAACATTCTCTGTTCGGGCACATGAATAATCTCAAATTCCATAACTCAATCTATTTACTGGTTCTACATATCTTTAAATCTGCTCAATCCACATCAGCTTTCCCGTATCATACCCACGCTGTGCGGCTGCATGCAGCAATTTCTTCTTTATATCTTCGGGCAAATGAGGCGTACGGCTCAATATCCACAAATACTTGTCGGAACGGCTTCCGATAAGAGCATAGTTATACCCTACGGTATCCAATTCCAAAACATAATAATCGGAATAAAACCAAAGGAAGAAGGAAACCTTCAACCGTCCCGGAAATGCCGGATCGGGAACATAAGCCTTACCGATCGCCTTTTTATGTATCTTTTTGCCTTCCTCGTTGCGAACTCCCTCATTCTCCACACGCAAAGTTCCATTGGGCAGCAATGTGTAAGTAGCCGTCACCTCCGACATGCCACGTTTAAAGCGATGATCGTAACGGGCTATCTCATACCAACGCCCTAAATAACGCTTCAAATCAAGTTCGTCCACTGTAGTGCGATCTGTACCCGAAAAGAGTTTTTCTAATGTAGGTGTCTCAAACCGGAAATTCATTTCCTTCAGCCGTGTGGGACGGACAGATGGTCCTGTGGTAAGAAAGGAGGCCGCTTCACCATACATGAAACGAAACACGAACTTTGGCACAATGAGCGTCAACCCTGCATTGTAAGCTTTTGACATGGCTTTAGTAAAAGCCCATTGCGAAACTTGCTGAGGTGCCACCAAGTTCACCACCCCGCTGACAGATTCATTATGGATGATAAAATCCATTGCCCGGCAAAGGTCACGTATGTCTATCCACGGAAATGGTTGAGTTCCCGGGCCAATGGCTGTTCCTATTTTTGCTAACTTCAACGGCCTCAACATCTGTACCATTGCGCCTCCGTCCGGAGAGATGACAATGCCGAAACGGGTGATGACAAGACGAGTCTGCGATGGACAACGCCGTGCCTCCTTCTCCCATGCATAACACAAATCAGCAAGAAATCCCCCACCCCGGGTATTGGTATATTCGTCACTATCTCCTTCCGTCGGATAAATCCCTACGGCAGAAGCAGAGATCAGGACTTTCGGTTTGGTACGCACAGCGTTCAACGCACTGATAATGCGGTGTGTCACGCGGATTCGGCTGTCATAGAGTTCACGCTTATGCTCCGGTGTCCAACGCTTACTGATGGGTGCCCCCGCCAGATTGATCACCACATCACAGTGCGACAGCGCTTGGGTCAGATATCCCAGCATACCTTCACGAAACATGGGCCGTGCCAGAGGTATT encodes:
- a CDS encoding DUF169 domain-containing protein, translated to MNIQSFIQNYREAFGTYASLPISFYYSDTPLAETEKINGCFFKGLHSVREGNPISLNAEVIGCGGGKFYTGFSELPEHVPGFVSTKERYKQTPEMVLEFIKLIDVRRTDKKYLNFIRIDQLDSFDNMEGLLFFATPDILSGLCTWACFDNNDTDAVTSLFGSGCSNIISTAVQENRMNGHRTFLGLFDPSVRPYVGANELSFVIPYCRFKTMYETMKSCCLFDTHAWEKVKGRINSEKGC
- a CDS encoding GNAT family N-acetyltransferase translates to MKTNRPTPHEYNELLQLWEASVRSTHHFLTEGDIQFYKSIVPQYFPKVDLYVTRDEQNKITAFMGLSEEVIEMLFVHPNEQGKGLGKQLIHIAINDKKIKKVDVNEQNTSALQFYLHIGFRIIGRDSTDASGKPFPILHLQLA
- a CDS encoding GNAT family N-acetyltransferase, with amino-acid sequence MNTNFSLREANLNDLSLLQPVFEKSVRQTCIRHYSKRQIDAWINKASPERWKELLESDLHFIVAEDTEKDMIAGFTSINKKGYLHSMFVAPDYQRQKVASLLLKAAESFAGRHHAEFVFTEASKTAKPFFEFMGYQTERKQTVSVNQVEMINFVMKKYLSFKTVSNENLSGY
- a CDS encoding GNAT family N-acetyltransferase, with amino-acid sequence MKISQVIENKKDYLDLLLLADEQESMIDRYLERGEMFVLTDGDKTVAVCVVTNEGEGVYEIKNIATAPLFQRKGHGKRLIDFLCQHYKKNGHTMLVGTGDSPLSIPFYEHCGFTYSHRIPDFFTKNYDHPIIEDGKLLTDMVYLRKPL
- a CDS encoding MaoC family dehydratase, which gives rise to MDKVIINSYEDFEKLVGQQIGVSDYVELPQERIDLFADATLDHQWIHVDTERAKVESPFHSTIAHGYLTLSMLPFLWNQIIEVNNLKMMINYGMDKMKFGQAVLAGQSIRLVAKLQSLANLRGIAKAEIKFAIEIKDQPKKAIEGVATFLYHFN
- a CDS encoding SGNH/GDSL hydrolase family protein; the encoded protein is MSLVDPVSCASSEKPVFAFVGNSHIAFWPLEVYFPKWECLNFGVPGEGIDYIESFDKNVSDSNAVVQFGTNDIYRLTYDTMEAYADRYVKAVKAISARRTFLYCIFPRNDYPGGSTAVNKFIAALNDKIRSRVTGSDIVYLDVFDRLLLDGRLNPDFTIDDVHLNSGGYRILTNALKEAAGKCPDLFSCQEIRG
- a CDS encoding GNAT family N-acetyltransferase — its product is MEFEIIHVPEQRMFKTEIEGRTAFVQYRLLNGCLDIIHTIVPRPLEGNGIAAALVKAAYDYALANGLKPKATCSYAVKWLQRHPELNDIVGVD
- a CDS encoding TIGR01777 family oxidoreductase — translated: MNIAISGASGFIGRHLTAYFTERGHRVIPLARPMFREGMLGYLTQALSHCDVVINLAGAPISKRWTPEHKRELYDSRIRVTHRIISALNAVRTKPKVLISASAVGIYPTEGDSDEYTNTRGGGFLADLCYAWEKEARRCPSQTRLVITRFGIVISPDGGAMVQMLRPLKLAKIGTAIGPGTQPFPWIDIRDLCRAMDFIIHNESVSGVVNLVAPQQVSQWAFTKAMSKAYNAGLTLIVPKFVFRFMYGEAASFLTTGPSVRPTRLKEMNFRFETPTLEKLFSGTDRTTVDELDLKRYLGRWYEIARYDHRFKRGMSEVTATYTLLPNGTLRVENEGVRNEEGKKIHKKAIGKAYVPDPAFPGRLKVSFFLWFYSDYYVLELDTVGYNYALIGSRSDKYLWILSRTPHLPEDIKKKLLHAAAQRGYDTGKLMWIEQI